CAAGGCAAGGCTGTGGTTTACTTCCTGCTAAGTGATGTATCTTTTTATCACATGATCACATGTATACCAGTGGGTTGCATTTGTCATGCCATTTTGCAATATCTTCCTTGGGAAAGAGGTATTCAGTCCTTAATAggacttcctggttaaataaagaaaggTTCAATAGAATAAATCAAGCTTTACGTCTCATTGGTTGACATCTTGattggactggaatattaacagATGGTGTCCGATCAGACACCTTTGTGTCACTGCATTGTAACATTGGGCAGATAGAATGGAAATATCAGTGAAGAACATTTGTGCACAAGCAGCAAGTTGTAAATAATGTAATAACACATTTATTGTATATATAATCAAATGATCCTAAAACACCCTCTTcctttgtgtttgtgcttgtgtccTCAGTTATGGCTGACCTTTGCTCCAGTGGCAGACCGTTCAGCCCAGTTCATGGGTGTCACCCTGGACCAGATCAACTGGCTGTCCATGATCTACATGGTGGTGGCCATTCCTCTCAGCTTTGGGACCACATGGATGCTGGACACCTTAGGACTCCGAATCACAGTATGTACAGTCTGGTCAAGGTAGACCACACACAGGTCTCCTGACCACAATGGGACTTCATGGGCAAATAAAGGTTAACTGAATAAAACAGACCAGATTCCATTAAATCTGCCTTGCCTACAGTATCTCGCAGAATATGTGTTTACAACGCTGTGCACACACTGAAAACAAACCTGTGAGGGGAGTCTGTCCAGTGCTTGAAATGAAAGATACAGACTGTTCCTTTAAGATATGCATGAAATAAATATGCATGAAAGAGATATGATGAAAGAGATATGGATGAGAGGTGTAAGAGGGACATTCAGTAAAGTGTGAATGTTTGAGTTTGTCTGGAAAAATCTCAGATAGAAAGTGTGTGGGCTTTGGATATGAAGTCTGCTGTCAGTGATAGAGGAAGCTGCCCACATGCAGATGGCACTTTTTTTACTAAATCGTGCCCATTGTGACATTTTGCCTTTCTGACTGTTCTATAGCTGGTGCTGGGTTCCTGGCTCAACATGTTGGGAGCTGTGCTGCGTTTCGTGGGCATCATGAGGAACCTACCAAGTGCAGCCAATTTCCCCGTGGTGATGGGGGGCCAAACCCTATGTGCCCTGGCCCAGCCCCTGGTTATCTTCACTCCCACCAAGCTGGCAGCCCTCTGGTTCCCAGAGCACCAGCGGGCCACCGCCAATATGTTAGCCTCCATGTGTGAGTGAGCTATGGTTGCTGTCCTGTCCACCACAGATTTCCCATCAGTTACTCTGTTAAAACTACCTGTGTCAAGTCAGCATTATTGGTTTAGTCACCACTTGCCATATGTGTTTTGAATTGCCAACTGCTCCTCTTTCTGTCAGCTTTCTGTCAGCTTTTCAGTCAGCTTTTCCGTCAGCCTCAGTAACCTTTCAGTCAGCTTTTCAGTCAGCTTTTCAATCAGCTTTTCAGTCATAGGAACTGAGATCCCCTAAAAAGTAGGAAGAGAAAGTCCAAAATGTCTGTTCGTTTAAGCTCCAAACAAAGGACAATATCATGGCGGCATATTTTACATTTTTCGGTTGTGTTTCTCTATTTCTCCTTTCAGCAAATCCCCTTGGGATTCTCATTGCTAGCATCTTTTCCCCTATGATTGTGGGGACTACCAACAACATCCCTTTATTGGTGAGTTAAGGAAGAAATAGTAAAACAGATTGTCTTGACTTTAGATTGCATATATATTTATCACTACATTAATACTTTATCCGCGTTCACTGATCTTCCCAGCTGTTCATATATGCTGTACCAGCAGCCATTATCTGTCTCCTAGCAACAGTGGGGATCCGTGATAGTGCCCCCCCAACGCCCCCCTCAGCCAGTGCCGAAAGCTCCAACTCAGAGCCCTTCCTGGAGGGAATCAAGCTGGTGAGGAGTTATACACACAAAGAATGACAATACTGTACTAATAATATTTGTAGTCCCCATCAACATTTAATTCACTCCTGATGGTACTGAGGTTCAGGCTCATTATACTTCATTTGAGAGGGGTAGCAGCATCCATATTGCATTGTATATTTGGTGTTTATTAGCAGAGACTCTTCCTTTCTTACTCTCtgtccagcaaaatgaaggcagttataccattttaaaaacattaacaatagatttcacaacacattaagtgtctGCCTTTAGGCCCCGACTCtattaccacatatctacaacacaatatccatgtgtacgtgtgtgtatagtgtgtatgttatcgtgtgtgccTATGTTTTTGTTGCTTcccagtccccgctgttccataaggtgtatttctaTCTGTTTTTGAAATCAAATTTGAAATCAAAtgttactgcttgcatgagttacttgatgtggaatagagttccatgtagtcatggctctacagtgccttgcgaaagtattcgaaagtacttgaactttgcgaccttttgccacatttcaggcttcaaacataaagatataaaactgtattttttgtgaagaatcaacaacaagtgggacacaatcatgaagtggaacgacatttattggatatttcaaactcttTTAACAATTTCAAAAACTGAacaattgggtgtgcaaaattattcagcccctttactttcagtgcagcaaactctctccagaagttcagtgaggatctctgaatgatccaatgttgacctaaatgactaatgatgataaatacaatccacctgtgtgtaatcaagtctccgtataaatgcacctgcactgtgatagtctcagaggtccgttaaaagcgcagagagcatcatgaagaacaaggaacacaccaggcaggtccgagatactgttgtgaagaagtttaaatttcataaatgtgtcaagtgcatcATCTGGTTGCTCTTCATTGCACACTacggaccaacaaatattttttacatcaatCAACGTAGGAATCCCCgcaaaacgtattgtatgacctcttatacactatattaggcccagcctttggaaatttggttttcctagatatggctactatattgtgatcactatatccgatggatttggatactgcttgaAATTTCtgcaaatttctgcagcattgaatgatCCCTGATGGCTATCTTCTAACAGGAGCATCCGTAACCCACTGTAACCtgtgcctgtctgcctcctgTTCCTTTGTAGCTCCTGAGGAACAAGGCCTACATGATTCTCCTGCTGTGTTTCGGCTCGGGGATTGCTGTGTTCACCTGCTTCTCTACACTGTTGGAGCAGATTATGTGTGTCCGAGGGTACACTAATGTAAGCAAACATCAATGGTCCCAAAGGACCAACAAGATTAGTTTTTCCATGCAAAATATGAAAAAAATATGTCCCATGAATTGGTTTCCTGAACAATATTTTCAatgtgtgttgttgttgcaggacTTTGCAGGACTGTGCGGAGGTCTCTTCATCGTGTTCGGTATAGTCGGAGCTGGCTTCCTGGGTCTCTACGTTGACAAGACCAAGAAGTTCACTGAGGTCACCAAGGTCAACATGAGCCTCTCAGCGCTGGCCTGCATTGCCTTCTCAGTGGTGAGTTGGGATCAAACCTCAGGGTTATCAGTTTAGTACCTCATGAATAGGTGTGATGATGAAACAGTGACGCATGTTCCAAACTAAGGTTTGGGGTGGAAGAAAACAGCATATATTTTCAGTTTTTCTTCTTTCAAGGTATCAAATCAAAATGAATTGGTCACATACGtgttaagcagatgttattgcgggtgtagcgaaatgcttgtgtttctagctccgactgcagtaatatctaacaagtaatacttAACAATTTGACAACATACAGCTTATActcacaaatctaagtaaaggaatgaaattaagaatatataaatgtaTGGACAAGGAATGTCAGAGCGGCaaagactaagatacagtaaaatagaatacattatatacatatgagatgagtaatgcaaaatatgtaaacattactaaagtgactagtgttccatttatttaaATGGCCAGTGATTTAAagtctataggcagcagcctctaatgtgctagcgatagctatttaacagtctgatgaccttgagatagaagctgtttttcagtctctcggttcctgctttgatgcacctgtactgacctagccttctggatgatagcatgatgaacaggcagtggctcgggtggttgttgtccttgatgatctttttggcctcccTGTGAcatgggtgctgtaggtgtcctggagggcaggttgtttgcccccggtgatgcgttgggcataCCAAACCACCCTCTGGATTTGCTGGTggtgcagttgcagtaccaggcggtgatactcTCCAAGTACCAGGCAACCGGATGCTCTCAGTTGtgaatctgtaaaagtttgtgcgGTGCCACTCAAATTTATTCCACCTCCTGAGGTTTAAGAGGCGccgttgcgccttcttcaccacactgtctgtgtgggtggaccatttcagtgtgtcagtgatgtgtacgccgaggaacttgaatctttacaccttctccactgctgtcctgttGATAAGGATAAtatgggggtgctccctctgctgtttcctggagTCCAcgatctcctttgttttgttgacgctgagtgagaggttatattcctggcaccacactccgggagccctcacctcctccctgtaggctgtatTGTTagtgttggtaatcaagcctactactgttgtgttgtctgcaaacttgatgagtgagttggaggcatgcgtagccacgcagtcatgggtgaaaatggagcacaggagggggctgagcacacacccttgtggggccccagtgttgaggttcagcgaagtggaggtgttgttttctaccttcaccacctggggaggtggtctgtcaggaagtccaggacccagttgaacAGGGCAGGGTTctgacccagggcctcaagcttaatgatgagcttggtggGTACTATGGTTTTGAATACTGagatatagtcaatgaacagcattcttacataggtattcctcttgtccagatgggataggacagtgttcagtgtgatggcgattgcatcgtctgtggatctattccggcggtaagcaaattgaaatgggtctagggtgacaggtaaggtagaggtgatataatccttgactagtctctcaaagcatttcatgatgacagaatTGACTGCTATGGGTCGATAGTAATTTAGTttggttacctttgctttcttgggtacaggaacaatggtggacatcttgaagcatttggggacagcagactgggatagggagagatagaATATGTCTGTAAGCACTCCagacagctggtctgcgcatgctctgatggGGCTGGGGATACTGTCTGGACTagcagccttgcgagggctaacacgcttaaatgtcttacacACTTCGGCCACGGAGAAGCAGAGCCCACattccttggtagcgggccgagtcggtggcactgtgttaccctcaaagcgggcgaagaaggtgtttatcCTGTCCGGAATCAAGACGATGGTGTCTGCGACGTGGCTgattttccttttgtagtccgtgattgtctgtagaccctgccacatatgtacgtttcgtgtctgagctgttgaattgcaactccactttgtctctgtactaaaATTtcgcctgtttgattgccttacggagggaataactacactgtttgtaatTCTGCCTTATTCCAAGTCACCTTGCCATATTTCTAaatgcagtggttcgcgctttcagttttgtgcgaattaTGCCTTCTattcacggtttctggttagtgtaggttttaatagtcacagtcacagtcacacattTGAGTTTCTGCatgtaggaagggaggagcaaaatggagtcatggtcagatttgccgaaggagggcgggggagggccttgtaggcatcccggaagttggagtagAAGTGGTCGAGTGCTTTAGCAgcgcgagtactacagtcaatgtgttgatagagcTTCGACATTATTTTTCTAAAATTTGCTCGTTAAAATCCCCAACTGCAATAAATGTGGCCTCGGGAtatgtttccagtttgcataaagtcctgtgaagttctttgagggccgtcgtgATATTGGCTTGaaggggaatatacacggctgtgactataaccaaagatAATTCTATTCAGCGATAAtacggtcagcatttgattgtgaggtattctaggtcgggtaaacaatcacaccatgagtctCTAAACACCACCGCACatcttcttcttcccggagagatatTTATTCGTGTCTGCGCAGTcaactgagaacccagctggctggaCTTCCCCAtacagtatatcccgagagagaTGTTgtaatccctgatgtctctctggaaagaaatCCTCGCTTTGAGCtcatcaactttattatccagagactgaacattagcgaacTAGAAGACCACTCCGAGTACCTCTCCTCTGCCGGCGGTGTTTTGGGTCGGACTCTGGAATCAGTTAAATTGCCCTGGGGGGTGCGAACAAAGGATTCGctttgggaaagtcatattcctggttgtaatgctggtagtgctggtgagttaccaccACTCtgatattcagtagttcttcccggctgtatgtaataacacaaaaaaacgtGTGGTCtaataatgtaataaataatacattaaaaaactaAATGCTGCACATTTTCCTATGAGCTAGAAGCACAGCAGCCCTCTCTGTTGGTACCATTATCTTTACATCTTCTATTTTTACCAAGCAGTTTTGTGTGTAACACGTTctcatccgtgtgtgtgtgtgtgtgtttccccctACCAGGTATCTCAGATGCGGAATCAGGGAATAGCCGTGGCCGTTGCTTGTTCGCTCTTCGGCTTTTTCGGCTTCTCCATTTACCCGGTTGCCATGGAGTTGTCTGTGGAGTGCTCCTACCCAGTTGGGGAGGCCACCTCAGCAGGCCTGATATTTATATCAGGGTACATCTGTCTGATACACTGTTTCATACAAGAACATAGACTAAAGAGCAAGAGTGTGAATAAAGGGCTATGTGTTAACAAGAATgtgcttgtttttgttttttcagaCAGATCCAGTCAGTTATCTATATACTGCTTCTTCAGGGGTTGACCAAACCAATGGCCTACTcgcccttctctacctgttctgtaggAGGGGATGCGGCCTTGAGTTGGAGGGGTAAGTCAAGAACTACCATATGTATCGGAGGGATTCAAATAGTATATGAATGCTAATTAAGGTATGGTTGCCCACCATTACATTTCTGCAGGCAATTACAGCTATTGGTTGTTTTGTTAGCAGTTAAGACTTTGCATCTGTATGAAAATAACACAAGATGCATGTGGCAGACCGAAATGTTGGCTGAAACGGCATCCTAGACAACACATGCTTTGCCACAGCTAacaaaatacagtaccagtcaaaagtttggacacaactcattccagggtttctctttattttcacaattttctacattgtagaataatagtgaagacatcaaaactgtgaaataacacatggaatcatgtagtaaccaaaacaagtgttaggtagaggtggtatacagaagatagacctatttggtaaaagactaagtccctattatggaaagaacagctcaaataagcaaagagaaacgacagtccataactactttgagacatgaaggtcagtcaatttggaACTTTGATGAAACtgatgatgaaactagctctcatgaggacctccacaggaaaggaagacccagagttacctctgctgcagaggataagttcattagagttaccagcctcagaaattgcagcccaaataaatgcttcacagagttcaagtaacagacacatctcaacaaatcaaatcaaatccaatgttattggtcacatacacatggttagcagatgttaatgcgagtttagcgaaatacttgtgcttctagttccgaccgtgcagtaatatctaacaagtaatctaacaatttcacaacatctaccttatacacacaagtgtaaaggaatgaataagaatatgtacataaaaatggATGGATGAGCGATAGctgaatggcataggcaagatgcagtagatggtatagagtacagtatatacatatgagatgagtaatgtagggtatgtaaacattatataaagtggcattgtttgaagtgactagtgatacattttttttacattcaatgtttaattattaaagtggctagagatttgagtcagtatgttggcagcagccactcaatgttagtgatggctgtttaacagtctgatggccttgagatagaagctgtttttcagtctctcagtcccagctttgatgcacttgtactgatctcgccttctggatgatagcggggtgaataggcagtggctcgggtggttgttgtccttgatgatctttttgaccttcctgtgacgcgttgtgcagacttcactaccctctggagagccttacagttgtgggcggagcagttgccgtaccaggcagtgatacagcccgacaggatgctctcaattgtgcatctgtaaaagtctgagtgtttttggtgacaagccaaatttcttcagcctcctgaggttgaagagacgctgctgtgccttctttaccacgctgtctgtgtgggtagaccatttcagtttg
Above is a genomic segment from Oncorhynchus gorbuscha isolate QuinsamMale2020 ecotype Even-year linkage group LG23, OgorEven_v1.0, whole genome shotgun sequence containing:
- the LOC124010829 gene encoding solute carrier family 49 member A3-like, whose protein sequence is MEDVNEFRDDVIPIKPNPVLEKCIVFKVYKRRWFILFVLCLLNCSNSILWLTFAPVADRSAQFMGVTLDQINWLSMIYMVVAIPLSFGTTWMLDTLGLRITLVLGSWLNMLGAVLRFVGIMRNLPSAANFPVVMGGQTLCALAQPLVIFTPTKLAALWFPEHQRATANMLASMSNPLGILIASIFSPMIVGTTNNIPLLLFIYAVPAAIICLLATVGIRDSAPPTPPSASAESSNSEPFLEGIKLLLRNKAYMILLLCFGSGIAVFTCFSTLLEQIMCVRGYTNDFAGLCGGLFIVFGIVGAGFLGLYVDKTKKFTEVTKVNMSLSALACIAFSVVSQMRNQGIAVAVACSLFGFFGFSIYPVAMELSVECSYPVGEATSAGLIFISGQIQSVIYILLLQGLTKPMAYSPFSTCSVGGDAALSWRVPMLVMAGLFSVFTCCFVIFFHTKYRRLDAEAQAGGKKPTLATCDSTSNSDQK